From a single Candidatus Delongbacteria bacterium genomic region:
- a CDS encoding TVP38/TMEM64 family protein: MNKRSLLRVLAAIAVGLLLWRLPVTPALAAAVGWIQSLGALGWLLFILLYLLATVLLVPGVVLTLAAGFTWGLLGGTLLVSAGSVLGAGAAFLLGRHLVREWVLTQLASRPVFARIDRALGEKGFRIVLLTRLSPLFPFSLLNYACGLSAVSFRDYISASWIGMLPGTVLYVYAGTLLGGLGELAGGPAPDKSLPFRLLGWAGLAVTLLITVWITRIAQRALSQEGVAADAH, from the coding sequence ATGAACAAGCGCAGCCTGTTGCGTGTGCTGGCCGCCATTGCCGTGGGCCTGCTGCTCTGGCGGTTGCCGGTCACGCCCGCGCTGGCGGCGGCCGTGGGCTGGATCCAGAGCCTGGGGGCGCTGGGTTGGCTGCTCTTCATCCTGCTGTACCTGCTGGCCACGGTGCTGTTGGTTCCCGGAGTGGTGCTGACACTTGCGGCCGGTTTCACCTGGGGTCTGCTGGGCGGTACCCTGCTGGTCTCCGCTGGCAGCGTGCTGGGGGCCGGGGCCGCCTTCCTGCTGGGCCGGCATCTGGTGCGCGAGTGGGTATTGACCCAACTGGCCAGTCGTCCGGTCTTCGCGCGAATCGACCGGGCTCTGGGCGAGAAAGGCTTCCGCATCGTGCTGCTGACCCGGCTCTCGCCGCTGTTTCCCTTCTCCCTGCTCAACTATGCCTGCGGACTGAGCGCCGTCAGCTTTCGAGACTACATCAGTGCCTCCTGGATCGGGATGCTGCCGGGCACCGTGCTCTATGTCTATGCCGGTACCCTGCTGGGCGGGCTGGGCGAGCTGGCCGGAGGGCCGGCACCCGACAAGTCCCTGCCCTTCCGGTTGCTGGGCTGGGCCGGGCTGGCGGTGACTCTGCTGATCACCGTCTGGATCACGCGCATCGCCCAGCGGGCCCTGAGCCAGGAAGGAGTGGCCGCCGATGCCCACTGA
- a CDS encoding EAL domain-containing protein produces the protein MHSYLARQPILDEHQNLAAYELLYRSSERNLFPVGEEDVATCRVLQSALIQFGLDELSADHRVFINLIEDALLQGSYHMLPQDRVVLELLESVEPSSGVLQASRQLKKDGYTLALDDFTFRSDYLALVQLADVIKVDLRETEHWKNPRAVEALLGRGKQMLAEKVETHEEFQQARELGYTRFQGFFFSRPQMLKARNIKGSALHYTQLLNQISSPELDVGELERIISADISLSWKLLRYINSAAMARRQEIGSIRQALLMLGESQIRRWASVVAVGELNKGHSIELLKLCLIRARFCESISGHLNCNPAEMAEAFLTGLLSGLDAMLDMAMHKILPELHLSPTLNRALLEHTGSLHARLELVQCYESGNVDRVASLSDELGLDAESLPGIYKEAVGWVQQTLAST, from the coding sequence ATGCACTCGTACCTAGCCCGTCAACCCATCCTGGATGAACACCAGAATCTGGCCGCCTACGAATTGCTTTACCGTTCCTCCGAACGGAATCTGTTTCCCGTGGGGGAAGAGGATGTGGCAACCTGCCGCGTGCTCCAGAGTGCGTTGATCCAGTTCGGACTGGACGAGTTGTCGGCCGACCACCGGGTGTTCATCAATCTCATTGAAGATGCGCTGCTCCAGGGCAGCTACCACATGCTGCCCCAGGACCGGGTGGTGCTGGAGTTGCTGGAAAGCGTGGAGCCCAGTTCCGGAGTGCTGCAGGCCAGCCGGCAACTGAAGAAGGATGGCTATACCCTGGCCCTGGATGACTTCACCTTCCGCTCCGACTACCTGGCTCTGGTCCAGCTGGCCGATGTGATCAAGGTGGACCTGCGCGAAACGGAGCACTGGAAGAATCCGCGGGCCGTGGAGGCACTGCTTGGCCGGGGCAAACAGATGCTGGCCGAAAAGGTCGAGACCCATGAGGAGTTCCAGCAGGCCCGCGAGCTGGGCTACACACGGTTTCAGGGTTTCTTCTTCAGCCGCCCCCAGATGCTCAAGGCTCGCAACATCAAGGGCAGCGCCCTCCACTATACCCAGTTGCTGAACCAGATATCGAGTCCCGAGCTGGATGTGGGCGAGCTGGAACGCATCATCTCAGCGGACATTTCCCTGTCATGGAAACTGCTGCGCTACATCAACTCGGCAGCCATGGCGCGTCGACAGGAGATCGGCAGCATTCGCCAGGCCCTGCTGATGCTGGGGGAATCCCAGATCCGGCGCTGGGCCAGTGTGGTGGCCGTGGGAGAACTGAACAAGGGCCACAGCATAGAATTGCTGAAGCTGTGTCTGATCCGGGCCCGCTTCTGCGAGTCCATTTCGGGCCACCTGAACTGCAATCCTGCCGAAATGGCCGAAGCATTTCTGACAGGTCTGTTGAGCGGACTTGATGCCATGCTGGACATGGCCATGCACAAGATCCTGCCCGAACTGCACCTGAGTCCCACGCTGAACCGGGCCTTGCTCGAGCATACCGGATCGTTGCATGCCCGTCTGGAGCTGGTGCAGTGTTATGAGTCGGGCAATGTGGATCGGGTCGCCAGCCTGAGTGACGAACTGGGACTGGATGCGGAGAGCCTGCCCGGAATCTACAAGGAAGCGGTGGGTTGGGTCCAGCAGACTCTCGCCAGTACCTGA
- a CDS encoding 6-carboxytetrahydropterin synthase — MLTLNKIFTFCAAHRYYNPELGEQGNLEAFGKDVRLHGHNYELTVGVTGTVDPRTGFLADLDPLQRLVNERVVEVLDHSRIDTDIPWFAERQPSTENLLVWIWQEIAPRLQGCRLVRLRLQETPTIFTEYTGPESLAD, encoded by the coding sequence ATGCTGACTCTGAACAAGATCTTCACCTTCTGCGCCGCCCACCGGTACTACAATCCGGAACTGGGCGAGCAGGGCAATCTGGAAGCCTTCGGCAAGGATGTGCGCCTGCACGGACACAACTACGAGCTGACCGTGGGCGTCACCGGCACCGTGGACCCGCGCACCGGATTCCTGGCCGACCTGGACCCCCTGCAGCGCCTGGTCAACGAGCGGGTCGTGGAGGTTCTGGACCACAGCCGCATCGATACGGACATTCCCTGGTTCGCCGAGCGTCAACCGTCCACGGAGAATCTGCTGGTCTGGATCTGGCAGGAAATCGCCCCGCGCCTCCAGGGCTGCCGGCTGGTGCGTCTGCGTCTGCAGGAAACACCGACGATCTTCACCGAATACACGGGCCCCGAGTCGCTGGCCGACTGA